The genomic stretch cctgaaacacccttataatacagacaacctcataatctcaagaaaatgatggtgaggagtaatgtattcaacagtacaacagTATGCGGGACaggaccatgccaggacgcaagatgtaaaacctgcgcaatgctccacacagcacgcacaatacaaataccacaggaatctggagtataAAATcggaggaaggttcacctgttcctccagcaatgttgtgtacctcatgtgcatgaaatgcccagggggctgctactatatagttgagacgggacaggggctaaacaagagaatgaatctgcatcgccacagcatcacacgcagaacaagagacagtcctgttggcaaaCATTTCTCTGCTTCTGGCCATAAGATGCACGATCTGAAGGTgtccatactcaaaggtaatcttagaacaccggaagagacggttgcatgaatacaaatgtatgcaactgttcgggacatttAGCGGTGGcttaaaccgagaccgcagcttcGAGTCACTACTCTgaaacaagagaactctcttcccatgagtgctaaaggccatgtctgtacatactgcgctatatgaatgcgcACACAGCTGTATCTTTCACATACATATgtactttaatttactttatatgTAATTCTATCCTATATACCAATagtgaccacatagtatctacacacaatagtaatgcaacatgctcttacatttctacacctacccacactattggtatacactcccacacacactttttgtaaagcgctgtatacatttatatttacgcAACCACTCACAAGCAcgcaaccacccacccaccaacacgCAACACACACTTTTGCGTTCACCACTAACATTCAGGGGCCATTTAACACcgtaagtcataaatcgcatactgcacaggggggagggataggcttcagtcagatacattccaggaagCACTGTTTTTAAGTCAAAACCTGTcgtgctttatccattgtaacaccgccggaagaagagatcagtgtatcttgaaagcttgaacaaataaaagcattttgttagccacagaacggtattgtctattctttttttgaaaaaaaaaaaaaaaaaatatatatttttttttgaggAATACAGTTGAAAAGCAATTTCACAATACATAGAGCTGAAATTgtggctttttaaaaaaaatatttaactgGATGAAGGGTCACCAGTGATTCATGATTTAGTTCTGCATATTGCATTGATCCTAGTTAGAGGTTATTTTCCAAGGATTCCTTTGTATGATGTGCTTTCCATATTTACCTTATAGAAGCAGACATCTTGGGAAATTGAAGGGGGCTGTATGCTTTAGCTAACATTATACAGTTCAGGCCAAGGCAGAATGTCATTCCCTAGGAGGCCAGAGCAGTATAAATTCTTTTCTGCCCCTAGGGAGCTTCCGTTTGGAAAAATAAACATATTCTCTTGCATGCTGAGAGATTTTTTACGGAATCGGATGTCTTGCAGCATTTGCAAGACGTTCCCCTCTTAATTTGCCGCTAAACCGTAAATGTGGAGGGACATTGTGACTTCTAAAACGAGACAGAATATAATTAACTCACAGCAAGGTTCTTGCCATTTGACATTAGGTCATACATTTCTAGATGGAAATTAATATTTTACTCTTTGCAACAAAGTGTACCTATTAATTCAACTGATTTGAATTCTGTCTACCAAGCAGTGTTATAAATGGCATGCTCATTTCAGAACTGGCTGTCATTGTGATGTGACTGAAACAATTTTTCTGAAGGTTGATGCAGTAATTGGGTTATTCCTAACGAAAGTCCTTTTTATTTTCCAGGTATGGCATCACAGCTGCAGGTGTTCTCCCCTCCTTCAGTATCGTCCAGTGCCTTCTACAGTGCAAAGAAACTCAAAGTCGAGCCTTCTGGCTGGGATGTTACGGGACAGGGTAATAGCAACAAGTATTACGCACACGGCAAAACCCTCCCAGTCGTTCAAGGACACACACGTTCATCTCACCAGGTAGCTAGTTTCAGCCTACCTGCCTACGAGCCCACTCTGCTAATCCCAGCTACAGTAGCTGAGCACATCGTTGTTACGGCTGCGGATAGCACAGGCAGCGACCCGACCACCTCCTTCCAGAGTAGCCAGATCCTAACCCACAGAAGCAACATTTCTTTACTGGAACCTTACCAAAAATGCGGACTGAAAAGAAAAAGTGAAGAGGTGGATAGCAACGGTAGTGTGCAGATTATTGATGAACGGCCACCTCTGATGCTTCAAAACAGAAACGCGGTGGGTGCTGCTGCCACAACCACCACTGTAACCACTAAAAGCAGCAGTTCCAGTGGCGAGGGAGACTATCAGCTTGTCCAACATGAAATTCTATGTTCCATGACCAATAGCTATGAGGTCTTGGAGTTTTTGGGTAGAGGGACATTTGGTCAGGTAGCGAAATGCTGGAAGCGGAGCACCAAGGAAATTGTAGCCATTAAGATTTTGAAGAACCACCCTTCCTATGCCAGACAAGGGCAAATCGAAGTGAGTATCCTGTCGCGCCTGAGCAGTGAAAATGCAGATGAGTACAACTTTGTTCGTTCATACGAGTGCTTCCAGCACAAGAATCACACTTGCCTTGTTTTTGAAATGCTGGAGCAGAACCTGTATGACTTTCTGAAGCAGAACAAGTTCAGTCCTCTGCCGCTAAAGTACATCCGGCCAATCCTGCAGCAGGTAGCTACTGCCCTAATGAAGTTGAAAAGCTTAGGGCTGATCCATGCCGATCTGAAACCAGAAAATATCATGCTGGTGGACCCAGTGCGCCAGCCTTACAGAGTGAAGGTCATAGACTTTGGATCTGCCAGTCATGTGTCAAAAGCAGTGTGCTCAACCTACTTGCAGTCTCGTTACTATAGGTAAGATTGTGTTGCCTTCACTGCAGATAAGCCTGCACCGCATTGCAAGTAATGGTGATACAGGCCAAGTGTAATGCTTTGCCATAGTATATGGTGTGGGCTCTTCTAGGCTAGAAATCAATGtcttgtgtatgtatatctttatatccatgtacatagcgcttctcagCATTAATACATGTTGACACAAAAGCGCTTCAGAtttaaagtaacattaggaaaaggagtccctgccccgaagagcttacaaccagcggaagggcattccagatttGGTTGTATgttggatacaaaaggggtagacaaaCAACCAACTTGAGGCGAACGCAAGAGTCGGTCAGGTGTATGGCGAGAAATTAGGGTAGAAATGTAAAGGACAGGAGTGTATAGCCTTGAGAGGATGATAATATGCATATTAATTGTGTACATTAACAATATGTACATGTTGGGTACCTAATTGTCCCATTTGCTAAGAGTTGTTGATGGCACTGCTTCTCACAGCAACCTCTCTACACATGCAAGTTATTGACACTTGTCTTTCTATATGCTTTTTCTCTGGGGCCCAGTAatcaatccttttttttttttttttcatgcatgGGGTGGAGATGCTTTCCAAAATTATAGTTTTACCTTTCATCTTGGTTATACGAGCTTCCGTAGGGAAACAAAATATATGCATAtagaacaaaaaaagaacagatgGGCTTCTATAAACAATCCGCCCTCTATTCCCATCTCTGGTTTAAGATACCAGGATACACCTCTTGAGATTTGCTTTCATGTTTGTATGTCAGCCTCTCAATGGAAGCACTGGCTTTTGTCTAGGCACCCAATACACAAAGCTTTGTGAAATTAAACCTATTTTTAGAAGGCTCATTATTTGCAGAAGCACACTttcacatttgtgtttaaacaaaattgggtaaaaacattttttttttgtattacccATTAATCCATACCTGAATTACATGCATAGCACATCACTTGGAAGCAGGGCGGTGCAACAGGTACAGGAAGGATTCTCTTGAATTGGTACTTGCTGCAACCAGCTGATCAAGTCATAGTTGTGGCCAAAAGACTGTTCTGACAAATTGCTCCATAACAGGTTGTGTTGAAGGCTTGGCCGCGTTTATTATGCATATTTGGGATGCTATTTCTCTGTAATAAGTGACCTTGTTTAACAATGCGATCTCTCCCACCACACCTGAATATTTCAGAGCACCCAAATCAGATgctgtaataaaataaacagcATCAAAGTTTCTTTGGAACATTATAGAATGATGCGtgtgaccttttttttttaatgtattttctaaAAATACATTAGTGAGCATCTATGTAAAAAGGTATTGATAAAGGACTTTAAACAAAACATTTCAATACCTTGGAAGGTTAATATGGTTAATCTTACAATATTTaaaaaaccatgttaaaaatggtttttgaggcaaaaagtgacactgtgtgctcatttgcatgtcatttcccagaatcccttgctgcagtggaagtgctgtatgctgggtgatgatgggggaaaggcggggttgcagacctgcctaagacatgcagatgagcatacagttgtatttgcatatttgctttcctgtggagggtttttgtcactttttttactcaccataacttaactcagtattatggtatatatatatatatatatatatatatatatatataatttgacaaatcaccaaaaaatctactcgccacacaaaaaaaatctactcgccacctggtaccaaacgtgtgctgcttgggacaatatttactcgcccgggggtgaCGGCGTGGATGTATGCATGGATTTTCTTCTAAGGCATGTCGCAACCAAGACAATTTAAGTAGTCTTGTTCTTTAAAGCCGCAAAACGTGAAGTCTtctgatgaaaaaaaaaaaaaaatcctttctgTAGTATAAAATAAAAGTGactttgtttttattcaactcttaatgccattttaatgagttttaaagcatcctttgatttatattgcaggttttagcccacctgcTAAGCAGTGCAAAATATttataatgtaatataatgtaagtctgcgcttatagtgacagcgacccGACGGTGACGTcatgctgcggttgctggaaaaatcaaatagacttcCATCGATCGCTACCAAGACGTCGCGCCTACtacaagcgcacgcgacggcggcaatacatttgttttgccgcgatgtcgctattgccggcactataagcacatgcGCGGCCTATGACAGTGACTGACATTATCCGCTGGACATTTCTTCACGTACGTAAGCGGCGCCGGATATGCGAATTTAGCGAATgcggcttctgcgcgtgcgctgAGAACGGTATTCAAACAGGTTTGTTGCAGTACACATCGTACACACAGCCAGCACTACTCTATGACGTCGCTTCCGCATTTTCGTTCCCAATGAAGGAGATTTTGTCCTATGAGACTTTACTAAGTGCcagtaaagaagtttcacttcaaaagtacGTAACTTCAATATGCTTTTAACAAATCACACAACAGGGAGTTGCCATATTACAACTTGGGTAATGTTACAGGAAGTTCCAGATATCAGACGTCAATGTAATTTTACTAAACTTTTAAATCCCTCCAGATTACATGAAGATCTAATGTAACTAAATTATCTAGCACCATGGACATTTCTAGCAGTTGTGATATGTCTGTGCTAGAGAAACAATGTATCCAATGAAAACATAATTCTGCTCTTACCAAATAGTCCCTATTGCAGGTAGAGCCATAAATGACGACTTAGACCAGGTCCATCGTGCCTTCGCCCGTGCACGGCCGTGACCTCACCCGCTTGAAGCGGGTGCGGTTTTCGCCCATGGTATGcatgccgtccgtgggcgtgtctagggacGTGCCAGTGACatctcattgggcaaaccgctcaagtgaccggcctgtcgcgcttcttgcgcaacgcgcgccacTTCTGCGTGCATGCGCTCGCAGGCTGCATGGACGCAAACACTgctttaaggcagtctgttcgctaagcgtccgcacggtctgcggtaccatggccccagccttaggaaGTAACAGTTGGACAGCAGAGATGCAGCGCAAAAAAAATCCTTAAGTCCACTTACTTGGAATGCTTTAACTTGGTTATTTTATTGATATTTTGCAATTGCTTGATGTTTTGAACACAATGTTATTAACCATGCATGAAAACATTAAGATTGCAGTTTTCTGTGTTGGGGTATAAGATTCCTTTTACAATATTACCAATGTACCTTTGAAACCCTTCAATTTATAAAAGTGCCTGTAATACACCGCAAATTAGGCCCATATATGTAAAGTGGTTAAGTTCTTGCTTTGGAACACCTATAATTAAGCATATTAATTGTAACCCTGTTTCCTAGATCAgcggtgctcaaactgggggacGCGACCCCCAAAGGGTGGGCTCGAGACTGCCTGTGGGGGGCCCGCGGGGTTTacagagctgcagggcctctgtaagcctttacttacctcggctctggcggcttccttcccgcgtcgccatggcaacgcggcgtggtcatgtgacgtcacgttgctatggctaCGTGACATGACGCTGGTGAGGGGGGCGCGCGGGTGTGAGACCGTCGGCAggtgggcgcagggaaaaaagtttgcgcccccctgtcctaGATTTTTGTTGCTGGAAGAGTTTTTGTCGTTATTACTTTGACTGAGCACATCGTAACCAACTGGTGTtagttaagtaataatccccgaagaacagggcattactggccagtaatgccctattctgaggggattattactattataggccaaatgtaggcttttttcataaatagacCCTTTTTGTATAGctatataattaaaaaactaAAATTTGTAAATACATTGAAGCACCTTTATATCCTCTCACTCGATCtatatatacatgcgcacatactGCAGGCCCCCtcactctataaatacacacactgtgcagcctcaacacaaactctacacacacacaccgatacacacacacaccgatacacacacacaccgatacacacacacacactgatacacacatacacacacacacatacacacacacacagatacacacacacacagatacacacacacacagatacaca from Ascaphus truei isolate aAscTru1 unplaced genomic scaffold, aAscTru1.hap1 HAP1_SCAFFOLD_1851, whole genome shotgun sequence encodes the following:
- the LOC142477002 gene encoding homeodomain-interacting protein kinase 1-like, which translates into the protein MASQLQVFSPPSVSSSAFYSAKKLKVEPSGWDVTGQGNSNKYYAHGKTLPVVQGHTRSSHQVASFSLPAYEPTLLIPATVAEHIVVTAADSTGSDPTTSFQSSQILTHRSNISLLEPYQKCGLKRKSEEVDSNGSVQIIDERPPLMLQNRNAVGAAATTTTVTTKSSSSSGEGDYQLVQHEILCSMTNSYEVLEFLGRGTFGQVAKCWKRSTKEIVAIKILKNHPSYARQGQIEVSILSRLSSENADEYNFVRSYECFQHKNHTCLVFEMLEQNLYDFLKQNKFSPLPLKYIRPILQQVATALMKLKSLGLIHADLKPENIMLVDPVRQPYRVKVIDFGSASHVSKAVCSTYLQSRYYRTYHLRSDSKRLFMVPRLNKVSGRSSFSFRAPQNWNNLPETLTSTTSCNCFIRS